The segment ggctccacgGGCAGTACCTGTTAAGATGTTTTTAAACGCCTCCTCCACGTTGGTGGAGTCCAAGGCCGAGGTCTCGATGAAGGACAAATTGTTCTTTTCTGAAAGAGCCGGGCATCTGCTCAAGGGCACTGGTGcaagcatacacatacacatacacacacacacacacacacacatacacacacacaacacaacaacCCTCCCCCGCACACAGGCACCCACCCTCAACGCCAGCCAGCACCCCAACCTACAGGCTCTGACGAAGAGGGTCAGGGacctcccctacccccacaccTGCAAACAGCACTGAGCCGCCTCCCCCAGGCAGAAACACAACTAAAATATGTGGGTGCATGTCACTGGGGCACTGGCCACACAGGAAGTGAGAGAGTGGGGGAATATGGGTCCGCCCCCCCCAAGAGGATAACATggagggcgtttgctctgcacacagctgacccagatgcgatccccagcaccccttagggttccccgagccccaccaggagtgatccctgggcgccACCAAGTGAGCACCCCAAAAGATGCAAAGAAtaatgcaggggtggggtggagggcctGGCTTCCCGGTACCCCCGAGCACCCAGCCTTCCGGATGCTGCTCTGAGGTTCCCTGATTGTCGGGCTCCTggagcaggggtgtggtgggggctggggaggggtggggtgggtggcccCGCCCCTCTCACCGGCAAAGGCGCGGGCTTCGTCGGTAGGCACAGCCCGCAGGTGGCGCAGGTCGCTCTTGTTGCCCACCAGCATGATGACGATGTTGCTGTCCGCGTGGTCCCGCAGCTCCTTCAACCAGCGCTCCACGTTCTCGTAGGTCAGATGCTTGGCGATGTCGTACACCAGCAGCGCGCCCACCGCCCCGCGGTAGTACCTGCGCCGGCCaacagggggcaggggtgagccGTGACCGCCCCACCCACTTGGAAAGATGTGGGGCGGTGGGCCAActggggagggggccagaggTCAGACACCAGCTGGGGAACCAGGCGGAGCAGCTGCCTGAGGGAAGGGCTTGCAGCTGGACAACAGCAgatgcccggggctggagcgatagcgcaacgGGTaagacgtctgccttgcacgcagacgacagggattccattcccagcatcccatagggtcccctgagcaccaccaggagtaatttctgagtgcatgagccaggagtaacccctgagcatcaccggatgccCCTAGGATCAGCCCTTCAGGGTCACTGAAGGacaacccatcccccaccctgggcATTAAGGAGCCTCAGAGGACAGCTAGTGACAGATGACAGGGAGGGCTGGTTCGGAGAGGTCCGAGAGCTATGGACATGGGGCGGTGGGCCTCTGAGCCACCACGAATGCTCAGACTCTGAGcaccagagaagtagtacagtggagAGGCTGCTTGCTTGCCCAGCTTAAAACCcaggcatcccgtagggtccccaaacccagccaggagtgatccctgagcacagagccaggagtcagccctgaacaccaccagcagtggcccccaaacaaaaacaaaccaaccaaacaaggaACGAGGAGAAGGCGCGCTCGGGCAGTGGggtgagggtgtttgccttgcacgcgaccgacccaggtttgatccccagcaccccctaggggcctccgagccccgccaggactgagccccgagTGCCGAGCCGGGGCTCAGTCCTAAGcgtcaccaagtgtggcccccctccaaaaaaaaaagaaaagaaagtgttcaGATCCCAACCCCCGTAGTCCAGCGCCcggaggagggtgggggcagagaagcccccgggggctggccctggcccAGCCATGCCGCTACTGGCGAggagaccccccctccccgccccatcttCCCCTTGGGGCTCACGCGGAGGTGATGGCACGGTAGCGCTCCTGGCCGGCTGTGTCCCAGATCTGCGCCTTGATGGTCTTGCTGTCCACCTGGATGCTGCGCGTGGCGAACTCCACACCGATGGTGCTCTTGCTCTCCAGGTTGAACTCATTGCGGGTGAAGCGAGACAGCAGGTTGCTCTTCCCCACGCCCGAGTCCCCGATGAGCACCACTGCAGGAGAGGGGGTGGTGTTCAGGCAGAGACACAGGTGAGAGCCCCGCCACCCTCCACGGCAGCAGCCCGGCAGCCGGGAAGGAGGCTGAGAGACCTTGGGCAGGTCGCTTGCCCTCTCTGGGCCACAGGAACTGTGTCCAGGAGGAGGGGCCTCAGGGAACATCCAGGCTGCTTGCTCACTGCCATCACTGCTATCAtccgcttccccccacccctgatcCGGGCCCACCCCCTGACCcaggagcagtgctgggggacccaggGGCCACTGGCAGTGATGCTCAGCCTGGCTGTACAGCCCTGACACGTCCAATGCTGGGATCTGCAACACTGTGGGGGGCGCCACAtggcgctgggaatcaaacccagggacttAGCCAGGCCACGCAAGCACTCCAACCCTTGGATTTTTGGATTTATTatgtggggccacacctcacggtgctcagggcagactcctggctttgtgctcgggaatcatgtttggtggggggccggggaccttctgcaatgctgggaatcaaacctgtgtcagctgtgtgccaggcgagcaccctccccactgtcctgtctccgTCTGCCGTCACTCCGGCCCTCTGAGGGTCGCCCCAGACCCGCTTCCTGCACACAGTTCGCCCCCATCCTGCAGTGTCCTGGGGCCGTGGGGCAGGAGCCCTCTGGAACAGAGTTGCTCAGAGggtccctccctttctccccagctgCCGTGCCTCCAAGGTCCCAGCCAGACACCCAGGCTCTGGTGGCCCAGGCCGGCAGCCTTCCAGGGTCCCTGAGTGGATAAGCGCCACCCTGGGCCTCTGTACTGTGCAGAGAGACACCACAGGGTGTCCAGAGTATGGGAGCGTGGGAGGTGGCGGTGCCTGGCATCCAAGAGGGGTCAGCCTGTCTGCTGCCCAGTCCCCCTGCTGtgaagattctctctctcttctctcctctctcctctctctctctctgtctctgtctctgtctctgtctctgtctctctctgtctctctctgtctctctctgtctctgtctctgtctctctctctctctctctctctctctctctctctctcctccccccccccccacacccgggGATGTTGGCTTTagtgccatgcctggcagtgctcaggggctactcctggttctgtggtctgGGGTAACTCCTAGTGGTACTTCAGTAACCTTATTCGGAGTCAGGGACCGAGCCCAGGTCAGACTCGTAAAACACAAGCGCCTGAGACCCCAGACAGCCAGTCCCAGAACCTAAGTCTCCTGGCCTTATCTCTCAGGTACCACTCACTTCATCCCAACGAACAGGTGATTCTTGGTATGGTCACCAGGGGGCGCGCGTTATCCTGAAACCCAGCAAGGACCCAggaccatgcacacacacagaatgaaTGCAAACaagcacacatacagacatgaatgttcacacgcacgcacgcatttACATGCACGCACAtattcatgcatgcacacaaacatgcatgcatgcaggccatcacaggcacacagacatgcacacatgatacacatatgcatgtacgCATGctgacatgcatgcacatgcatacatgcgTTCAAccacgcatgcatacacacagacatgcatatacGCACGCATGCATATATGCACTCACATTCATACAcgcacatatatgcatgcacgcacgcagaaatgtacacacacagacatggagacacacaaacatgtatatacacatgtggacacatatgtacacatgcacataggCATCCTCTGTGTCTACCTGTCCCCCCCAACCTGCCCTGTGCTCCTCCTGCTCCCACTGCCTCCTTCCTAGGACCTGGAGCCTGTGTGTACACCCACCCCTTGGCCTTCCCCAGGCATTCAcggggctccagccccccattcttCCTGGGGGTGCGCCGATGGAGAAGAGGATGGGGCTCCCCAGCGCCACTCTCATGCTCGAGTCCACTCTCCGCATCCACGCCCGCCCGCAACGCAGGGCTGATGTTCTTGTCAGACTGGGGATAGCCTGTTCCCTGGGGCACACGGGAAGAGCCCCATCAAGTTCAAGAGCAcccacataggggctggagcaatagcacagtggtagggcgtttgccttgcatgcggctgacccaggttcgagtcccagcatcccaaatggtcccctgagcaccgccaggagtaattcctgagtgcagagccagcagtaacacctgtgcatcgccaggtgtgacccaaaaaaaaaagaagaagagcacCCACATAACCCACTGCACAAACCGGCTTCGGGATCGAGAGCTCgagccaccaccaccccaccccagtcctgGCCCCCTTTCATCCTTACGAGGTAGACGCTCTGAAGCCCAAAACAAGAGCCTCGGCTTCCCAGGCCTGCACGGAGAAAGCTCCCCTGCACCACCTCCCTCGGCCAGAACTAAGGCCCCTGGCTGGCACcatgggacagcagggaaggccttgtacacggctgacccgggtttgatccccggtaccccataaggtcctctgagcccctccaggagtgattcctgagtgcagagcccggggtCAGGCCTGAGCATCGCCCCAGACACAGGCAGGGACAAGGCCAAGGTCTGAGCAGATGTGAGAGATCCGCAGGTGCCCACTCACCTCCAGCCAGGGGACCGGGCCCAGGGTCCCCACGCAGGAGGATGGCCTTGGTGGGACTGGAACCCCTATTTCCTGGGTCCAGGGCTGAGATCGGGGCTCTGGGTTTGGCTCCTTCTTTCCCACTAGTCAAGACATGCTGACCCCAAGGAGGGCTGTCAAACTCCTATGCAGCCTTCAAAACCCTATAGCCGGACGGGGGCTCAGCTGGAGAGCATCTGTCTTTGTAGGGGGTGAGGCCTTGGGGcatgatccctggtactgcaagtGCCAgtgtcagaaaataatttttttttttattccttatttaattttttttgttcctgggccacacccagtggtgcttggggtttctgtctggccctgcgctcaggatcTGGCCCttgaaagaaaatgatttcaaaaaccaaaactcccgagggctggagcgacaggacagctggtgggggagggcactagtcttgcatgcggccggccaggttttgatccccggcatcccgaagggtccttcgagcaccgccaggagagccaggaggaagccctgagcattgctgagtgtggttcGCCCCATCGCTGggcaaaaaaagtaataataagggGTCgaaacaatagtatagcagacaggccgtttgtcttgcacacggctgacccgggttcgatccctggcatcccatatggtcccccgagcaccgccaggagtaatccctaagtgcatgagccaggaataacccctgagcatcactgggtgtgacccaaaaggcaaaatcaaaacaaaacaaaaaagtaataataataataattttttaaaaaatgaatccacAGGGGTTAAGACCAGCCTCTCCCCAGAAACACACGGCCTGGCCTGGGCTGGCCCATGAGGCCCGGAATGCAGCCGCATCCTCAGGCAACACTGGGTCACCAAATCTGCCAAAGAGGGAGCTGCTGAGAAGACAGGCAGGGGAACCGGGGCCAACCAGGTGGGCAAGGCTCAAGACGGGGgtgcccaccccaacccctcaccTGCTTTCCCACAGAAGCTGCCTGTGGGGAAAAAGGAGGGTCCCCAGAAGTCActaactgcccccctccccaccttggtCAGACAGAGCAGCCTCTGGGATACAGTTGTGGtttttttctgagccacacctgactatgctcaggggttactcctggctctgtgctcagggagcactcttggcgGGGTTCAGGAGAccccctggggtgccagggatggaactcgggtcagctgtctATTGCACAATGCAAATGTGTTGCCCtctgctgggttttgttttgttgtttttttttgctttttgggtcacacctgacattgctcaggggttactcctggctctgcactcaggaaatactcctggcagtgcttgggggaccatatgggatgccggggatcgaacccaggtcggccgtgtgcaaggcaaacgccctacccactgtgctattgctccagccctaaatgtgCTACCTTCTATATGacggctccagccccatggggaggggacacacaccctagaccccccacccccaccagtgtCCTCGGCCCCTCCAGTGGGGCCCAGATTCTTCGGTTTATTGCTCATAGGCACGTGCCTAGGCCGGGGGTCAAAGGTGGCAACATGAGAGGCGACACTGGCCAGCTGCGGTCTTGGAGCCCGGAAAGGGCCCCTGAGGACAGGCCCTTGGCACTTGCACAAAAGTTGGTGGCACCACTTGGAGGTGCCTGCAACCACATAACCCCTCCCTGTCAGAGCCAAGCACGCTGGACCGGCAACAACAAATAGCTCGGGGCCCCTGTGGGAGAATGAGGACCCACAGGGCTAGAGCATCcatgccgggggtggggggcagttgtCCAGGCCCACtggcttcctccaggaagccctccctgatcTGATCGGCTAGGGGGAGGGTCCGGGGGACGGGTGTCATGGCTGGATCAAGCCTGAGCGGGGATCCCTAGAAAATCAGAGCGCCAAGGAGAAAGGAGGCCAAAGCTGGGACGCAGGTGAGAAGCTTCTTGGAAAGGGGGGGTGCGACTAGAGGtccgggggaggtgggggggagggcggggacccTGCCCAGGCTGGGTCGAGAAGTGTCTGAGGTGTGCTTGCTCAGCAAAAAGAGCTGAGCCCCCACCCTGGGAGCCAGGTCAGCTCCTCGGGAGCCAGCCAGCTGCACCCCCTTTCCGAGAAGGGCATCTCCTGGGACAGCCGCCCCGCACGCGCCCCACGTCCTCCCTCCAGCCAGGCCCCCGGGGGACCA is part of the Sorex araneus isolate mSorAra2 chromosome 2, mSorAra2.pri, whole genome shotgun sequence genome and harbors:
- the RAB11B gene encoding ras-related protein Rab-11B; translation: MGTRDDEYDYLFKVVLIGDSGVGKSNLLSRFTRNEFNLESKSTIGVEFATRSIQVDSKTIKAQIWDTAGQERYRAITSAYYRGAVGALLVYDIAKHLTYENVERWLKELRDHADSNIVIMLVGNKSDLRHLRAVPTDEARAFAEKNNLSFIETSALDSTNVEEAFKNILTEIYRIVSQKQIADRAAHDESPGNNVVDISVPPTTDGQKPSRLQCCQNL